From Pontibacillus yanchengensis, the proteins below share one genomic window:
- a CDS encoding threonine/serine dehydratase, with protein MVYTQSQHYRQEWMQPTQKDIWEAKQRIATFITNTPILRTDVLSKQSGTNAYLKLENLQQTGAFKLRGAANKILSLSEEDRQKGVTTFSTGNHGLAVAYVAKQLGIPVVVCISSRVPTNKVNKIREMGAEISIVGESQDEAQEYCYTLQETKGMTVVKPFDDKEVIAGQGTIALELLESIPEMDTCIIPLSGGGLFSGIALGLKVADPSIRIIGVSMEHSAVMYESIQAGKPIVLEEQDTIADSLLGGIGDNNTYTFSMVKKYVDEIVLLSEEEIAQGMSYIWHQHQLGVEGAAATPVSVLLHSKAKKVGSHTVNIITGNNVDPTCFLEAVKSGDEYDG; from the coding sequence ATGGTCTATACTCAATCCCAGCATTATCGCCAAGAATGGATGCAACCTACCCAAAAAGATATATGGGAAGCCAAACAACGAATAGCTACTTTTATTACGAACACACCGATACTTCGTACAGATGTATTATCCAAACAAAGTGGTACCAATGCTTATCTTAAGCTGGAAAATCTTCAGCAGACAGGTGCATTTAAACTTCGAGGTGCTGCTAATAAAATACTAAGTTTATCAGAAGAAGACCGACAAAAAGGCGTGACAACCTTTTCTACTGGCAACCATGGACTAGCTGTTGCATATGTAGCAAAACAGCTTGGTATTCCAGTAGTTGTGTGTATCTCGAGCCGTGTTCCTACTAATAAAGTAAATAAAATAAGGGAGATGGGAGCCGAGATTAGTATTGTCGGTGAAAGTCAGGATGAAGCACAGGAATATTGTTATACTCTCCAGGAAACAAAAGGGATGACAGTGGTGAAGCCGTTTGATGATAAGGAAGTCATTGCTGGCCAAGGAACCATTGCACTCGAGTTATTAGAGTCCATACCAGAGATGGATACGTGTATTATCCCTTTATCTGGCGGTGGTTTGTTTTCAGGGATTGCCCTTGGATTGAAGGTTGCTGATCCTTCTATTCGAATCATAGGTGTTTCAATGGAACATTCTGCTGTAATGTATGAGAGTATCCAAGCAGGGAAGCCAATTGTATTGGAGGAGCAGGATACGATTGCGGATAGTTTGTTAGGCGGTATAGGGGATAATAACACCTATACTTTTTCGATGGTTAAAAAATATGTTGATGAGATTGTCCTCCTTTCAGAAGAAGAAATTGCTCAAGGGATGAGCTATATCTGGCACCAACACCAACTTGGCGTAGAAGGGGCAGCCGCGACTCCTGTTTCTGTTTTATTACATTCTAAAGCTAAGAAGGTCGGTAGTCATACTGTGAATATCATCACCGGAAACAATGTGGATCCAACATGTTTTCTTGAGGCTGTAAAAAGTGGTGATGAATATGACGGTTAG
- a CDS encoding PucR family transcriptional regulator, whose amino-acid sequence MTVSLPEIMTLPIMQETEVLSGKKVLHKKEVEWVSVIEMPVENFVRENEFVLSTGIGLGESHEDLLHFVKDVYESGASALAFATGRHLFDIPEEVRFYAEQKQFVLFEINWEVRFSDVIHCCMDKINDSKEEDLKQSEETQQQLLEVVLQGGNLSDVARFVNRHLNTPVMIVDQKGKVKGKSGIDKDMLENWTIQPTEKESDIGMDQHPLRSRIEEISIKGTTGWRMKIQSGNMEQGELIVFCSETGEDMDFSLLEHAVTASALAFVKENAVKETEIRLKDDFILSLANGEYGSKDRLVSRGKLLGYNLALPYVCIIGKVDNLEELYQKNSKGFSSYEHWFESMIYYVSEEILYAGETVERKVMTTAQENQLTIFLEMEYSVNLEPVQQFLDLVERRISMLFPGIMVTWGIGKSDDGFYAFNENYEKALTALDIGSKQKGPGSRIDYDETKINRLLQSLSKDKEVKDITMDTLAPLLSYDENRQMDLIGTFTAYHQNSGNVSQTARQLNLHRQSLLYRLRKIESLTQLSLMNPDDVFLLDLTIKIYSLGLRDT is encoded by the coding sequence ATGACGGTTAGTCTGCCCGAGATCATGACTTTGCCTATAATGCAGGAAACGGAGGTGTTGTCAGGGAAAAAGGTTTTACATAAGAAAGAGGTGGAATGGGTATCTGTTATTGAGATGCCAGTTGAAAATTTTGTACGAGAGAACGAGTTTGTATTAAGTACAGGTATTGGACTGGGGGAGAGCCATGAGGATCTTCTTCATTTCGTGAAGGATGTTTATGAATCAGGTGCTTCTGCTCTTGCATTTGCTACGGGGCGTCATCTGTTTGATATTCCAGAAGAGGTGCGATTCTATGCAGAACAAAAACAATTTGTGTTGTTTGAAATAAATTGGGAAGTTCGGTTTTCCGATGTGATTCATTGCTGTATGGATAAAATAAATGATTCCAAAGAAGAAGATCTCAAGCAATCTGAGGAAACTCAACAACAGCTGCTGGAAGTAGTGTTACAGGGGGGGAACCTCTCAGATGTTGCCAGGTTTGTGAATAGACATTTGAATACACCTGTGATGATTGTGGATCAGAAAGGGAAAGTAAAAGGTAAATCCGGTATAGATAAAGATATGCTAGAGAACTGGACTATACAGCCTACAGAAAAAGAAAGCGATATAGGAATGGATCAACACCCTTTACGAAGTAGAATAGAGGAAATCTCTATAAAAGGTACGACTGGATGGAGGATGAAGATTCAATCTGGAAATATGGAACAAGGAGAACTCATTGTATTTTGTTCAGAAACGGGAGAAGACATGGATTTTAGTCTTTTGGAACATGCTGTAACAGCTTCTGCTCTTGCATTTGTAAAAGAAAACGCTGTCAAAGAAACAGAAATACGGCTTAAAGATGACTTCATTCTAAGCCTTGCGAATGGAGAGTATGGCTCAAAAGATAGGTTGGTATCTCGTGGCAAATTGCTTGGATATAATCTTGCTCTTCCTTATGTTTGTATTATTGGAAAGGTAGATAATCTGGAAGAACTATACCAGAAAAATAGCAAAGGGTTTTCTTCCTATGAACATTGGTTTGAAAGTATGATCTACTATGTAAGCGAAGAAATTCTTTATGCAGGAGAGACTGTAGAACGAAAGGTGATGACAACTGCTCAGGAGAATCAGTTGACCATTTTTTTAGAGATGGAGTATTCGGTGAATTTAGAACCTGTTCAACAATTTCTAGATCTTGTGGAACGGCGAATCAGTATGTTGTTCCCTGGGATAATGGTGACATGGGGCATCGGGAAGAGTGACGATGGCTTCTATGCTTTTAATGAAAATTATGAGAAAGCTTTAACAGCACTTGATATAGGGAGTAAACAAAAAGGTCCGGGAAGTAGAATCGATTACGATGAAACCAAAATAAATCGCTTGTTGCAAAGCTTATCCAAAGATAAGGAAGTAAAAGATATTACGATGGATACACTAGCACCACTTCTTTCTTACGATGAAAATAGGCAAATGGACCTGATAGGAACCTTCACAGCTTATCACCAAAACAGTGGAAATGTGAGTCAAACCGCCCGTCAGCTCAATTTACATCGGCAATCGCTTCTATATCGGTTAAGAAAAATTGAATCTCTTACACAGCTGTCTCTTATGAATCCTGATGATGTATTTCTACTAGATCTCACTATCAAAATTTATTCTCTTGGGTTGAGGGATACGTAA
- a CDS encoding M24 family metallopeptidase — protein sequence MLAFDKSEYLERIQKTKQRMLHEGIEVLLVTDPANMNYLSGYDGWSFYVEQMVVLIIDEDQPFWIGRGMDANGAKATTWLYKENIISYTDDYVDSKEKHPMQFVASILKQMGQGNRVFGVEKGAYYFTALTFEYLQHSLPNAHFKDATSLVNQVRIVKSEQEIAYIKNASRIVELGMNQAIQSIAEGVRECDVVGDIYKSLISGTSEFGGDYPAIVPMLPSGEHTSTPHLTWSDKRYQDNDLVIIELAGCYKRYHSPMARTVSIGPQDEKVNDLSKVVVEGLNAALDVAKPGVTCEEVEDVWRKTIARHGITKDSRIGYSTGLSYPPDWGEHTASLRQGDKTVLEPNMVFHMIPGIWYDDYGIEISESFRVTNQGSEVLADMPRKLIPTSDYYAFRNDAI from the coding sequence ATGTTGGCTTTTGATAAAAGCGAATACCTGGAGAGAATTCAGAAAACGAAACAAAGGATGCTGCATGAGGGGATTGAGGTGCTACTCGTTACTGATCCTGCGAATATGAATTATTTATCAGGGTATGATGGGTGGTCCTTTTATGTGGAACAGATGGTCGTCTTAATCATCGACGAAGATCAGCCATTCTGGATTGGTAGAGGGATGGATGCTAATGGAGCAAAGGCGACAACATGGTTGTACAAAGAGAATATCATTTCCTACACAGATGACTATGTAGATTCAAAAGAAAAGCATCCGATGCAATTTGTTGCGTCGATTCTAAAGCAAATGGGGCAAGGAAACCGAGTGTTTGGTGTAGAGAAGGGGGCTTATTATTTTACAGCTCTAACCTTTGAATATTTACAACATTCCCTACCAAATGCACATTTCAAAGATGCAACTTCACTGGTGAACCAAGTGCGCATCGTTAAATCAGAGCAGGAAATAGCTTATATAAAAAACGCATCTCGAATCGTAGAGTTAGGAATGAATCAAGCTATTCAATCCATAGCTGAAGGTGTACGTGAATGCGACGTGGTAGGGGATATTTATAAAAGTTTAATTAGCGGGACCTCCGAGTTCGGTGGAGATTACCCTGCAATCGTGCCTATGCTTCCTTCAGGTGAACATACATCTACGCCACATCTAACCTGGTCGGATAAAAGATACCAAGATAATGATCTCGTCATCATTGAATTAGCGGGGTGCTACAAACGATATCATTCGCCTATGGCACGGACGGTCTCTATAGGGCCTCAGGATGAGAAAGTAAATGATCTTTCGAAAGTAGTAGTGGAAGGGTTGAATGCAGCACTTGATGTTGCAAAGCCAGGTGTAACATGTGAAGAAGTAGAGGATGTATGGCGGAAGACAATTGCCCGTCATGGCATTACGAAGGATTCTCGAATTGGCTACTCAACAGGACTAAGTTATCCGCCAGATTGGGGAGAGCACACGGCTAGTCTTCGCCAAGGGGATAAGACAGTACTAGAACCAAACATGGTCTTTCATATGATTCCTGGTATTTGGTACGACGATTACGGAATTGAAATCAGTGAATCATTCCGAGTGACGAATCAGGGGAGTGAAGTACTTGCTGATATGCCGAGAAAGCTTATCCCAACTAGTGATTATTATGCATTCAGAAATGACGCCATTTAA
- a CDS encoding cyclodeaminase, with protein sequence MFLASDEEIRSYIDLNTETVQIIEDAFTSLVTKNVEMPPIMRVDIPAHNGEVDVKTAYVKGLDYFAIKVSSGFFDNYKLGLPSGNGLMMLLNSQTGQPESLLLDNGYLTDIRTAAAGAVVAKHFAKEDARIAGVIGTGSQARYQIKAIAQVRKIERVLVYGRKEENIQRYIDDMEVDLGIKVEAVRAEEAVRGSDILVTTTPSTSPVIKADWLHSGLHITAMGSDAESKQELESEILEQVDVLACDRKEQSQVLGELRHATSQQEMLDKAVEIGEVTSGDKQGRKTAEQITLCDLTGTGVQDTAIAIYAYELLQEEKAGLVVKQ encoded by the coding sequence ATGTTTCTTGCTTCCGATGAAGAGATTCGTAGTTATATAGATCTCAATACAGAAACGGTTCAAATTATTGAAGATGCTTTTACGAGCCTGGTGACAAAAAATGTAGAGATGCCACCAATCATGAGGGTAGATATTCCTGCTCACAACGGAGAAGTTGATGTGAAAACAGCCTATGTAAAAGGATTAGATTACTTTGCTATTAAAGTATCCTCTGGTTTTTTTGATAACTATAAACTGGGTCTTCCTAGTGGCAATGGATTGATGATGCTGCTTAACTCCCAAACGGGTCAGCCCGAATCATTACTACTTGATAATGGCTACCTTACGGATATTCGAACTGCTGCGGCGGGGGCAGTGGTAGCCAAGCATTTTGCAAAAGAGGACGCACGGATTGCTGGAGTCATTGGTACGGGAAGTCAAGCGCGTTATCAAATAAAAGCTATTGCGCAAGTAAGGAAGATTGAAAGGGTTCTAGTATATGGGAGAAAGGAAGAAAATATACAACGGTATATCGATGATATGGAAGTAGATTTGGGGATAAAGGTAGAAGCAGTTAGAGCCGAAGAAGCGGTTCGAGGTAGTGACATACTCGTTACCACAACCCCATCTACCTCTCCAGTGATTAAAGCAGACTGGCTTCATAGCGGTCTCCATATAACAGCGATGGGTTCTGATGCTGAATCAAAGCAAGAGCTTGAATCAGAAATACTAGAACAGGTGGATGTTCTTGCATGTGATCGAAAAGAACAATCACAAGTATTAGGAGAGCTTAGACATGCTACATCACAGCAAGAAATGCTAGATAAGGCTGTAGAAATCGGAGAAGTCACTTCGGGCGACAAACAAGGCAGGAAAACCGCGGAACAAATTACGCTGTGTGACTTAACAGGGACAGGAGTTCAAGATACGGCGATTGCCATATATGCCTATGAGCTTCTACAGGAAGAAAAGGCAGGATTAGTTGTAAAACAATAA